The genome window ACAATAGAACCATATTTGTTGCAAATCCTAGGCTGGTAATTGAAATAGTGGCCATTAGAAAGAACAGAATAAGCGCTTTACCGACACCCCAACGGTCTGCTAGCCATCCCATTAGAATTGCACCAATTGTTGCTCCTACATTTAACGCTAAAAGGAAGCTTAAACTTGAACCAAGAGGGAAACCAGCTTCGGTCATGAATTTAGGCAGCCATGTATTTAATCCATAGATCATTAATAGTGACATAAAGTATGTTAACCAGATCATCACCGTTAAGAGTCCTCTTTTTTCAGTAAATAGATTTTTTACTGGAGATGACGTTTCTTTAGGCTTATTTAAAACAAATGTTTCATTTTCAGAAGGTGTATACGTTGGATTTGCCTTTACAAGAATCTTTTGTATTCCTTTATTGTCATTTTTATTGACCAGCGAGCCAACTGAATCTGGTAAGTTCTTCGCTAAGAAAGGCAAGAATAACAATGGAATAGCACCAAAGAAGAATACGGATTCCCAACCAAAATTAGAGATAAGAAGCATGCTTAGAAAAGCAGCGATAACACCACCGATGGAATATCCAGCCATAATCGTAGCGATCATCCGGCTGCGCATTCCTTCTGGAGAATATTCGCTAATAAGCCCAATGACATTTGGCATCATGCCACCTAATCCTAAACCAGTAATGAATCGGAACAGGCCAAATATTTCTGGACTTGGAGCTAGGCCAGCGAGAAGCATAAATAGACTGAATATAGCAACACAAATCATGATAATCTTTTTTCTGCCTAATTTATCTGCCAACGTTCCAAATATTAACGCCCCAAACATCATTCCAAATAAGGCATAACTTCCATACCTACCTGCTTGAACAGCAGAAATTCCCCATTCATCCATTAAAGTAGGAACCACCGCGCCATAAATGGTTAAATCAAAACCATCAAATAGCATTAATAGGGCACCCCAAAAAAGTAACATCCAATGAAATTTATTTAATTTCGTTTTTTCGATTAATTTCTCAGCATTTGTTGTTACATGCATCGCTTTCTCCTCCTTTAATTTCATCTTCCAGATCAGTAATATTAAAATTAGAATGATTAATAGCATATAAAGAGACCGCTTGATAATAAAAATAATCAACAAAAAGCGCAATAACCTGATAGAAAAGTGATAAGTTAGCAGTTCTCCTTAGTTCTCGACCATTACTCAATCCCCCCTATTAAACTTTTTCTCTCTTTTGTTAGCGCTTTCAACATTATGTGATTTGTTTACCGTTATGACTTAGCTTCATTATATCGTAAATTGCTTTTAGGAAAAGGTTACTGTTCCTCTATAAGGAACATTCCAATTATTATTTCTACTTGTTTGAATTGCTTGAATCCCTCTCACAAATTCACTCTATACCTGTCCCTATAGAAAACTTGGCTGTCATCGGTCCTATAGGTGACAGCCTTACTTGCACTTAAGCAGTATACTTTCTTACCTACCAAATAAAACCATCGTAAATACGATGGTTTTATCTAGATGAGTTATATAAATTGGTAGTTAATTGAATCCTAAAATCTGTTTCCTCAATCCATCAACTGACCCTTAAGCAAGAACAGTCTCTTTTTTACTCTTTTCAGCTTCCTTTGCCATTGCTGCAAGTGCTACTTGATTTAAGTAGTTTACTGGTTTGTTGAAATGCGGTTGGAAGAAGAAATCGGTTAATGCTAATTGCTCAATTGTCATATTATTTGCAATGCCTAGGCTGATTGTATTAATCGACTGCG of Oceanobacillus zhaokaii contains these proteins:
- a CDS encoding MFS transporter; this encodes MHVTTNAEKLIEKTKLNKFHWMLLFWGALLMLFDGFDLTIYGAVVPTLMDEWGISAVQAGRYGSYALFGMMFGALIFGTLADKLGRKKIIMICVAIFSLFMLLAGLAPSPEIFGLFRFITGLGLGGMMPNVIGLISEYSPEGMRSRMIATIMAGYSIGGVIAAFLSMLLISNFGWESVFFFGAIPLLFLPFLAKNLPDSVGSLVNKNDNKGIQKILVKANPTYTPSENETFVLNKPKETSSPVKNLFTEKRGLLTVMIWLTYFMSLLMIYGLNTWLPKFMTEAGFPLGSSLSFLLALNVGATIGAILMGWLADRWGVGKALILFFLMATISITSLGFATNMVLLYVMLAIAGAATVGTQNLTHSYTSQFYPITMRSTALGWALAVGRIGGILGPTIGGILLASNLTLQLNFFIFAIPGVIAALAVFLANQQGRKVITDEPKLKKIAT